The following proteins come from a genomic window of Vibrio vulnificus NBRC 15645 = ATCC 27562:
- a CDS encoding PAAR domain-containing protein has product MGKPASVIGCFHVCPKKTGKIPHVGGPVVTGSPNVKIGGIPAAREGDKLICVGPPDSISSGSSSVKINGKPAARMGDSTSHGGKILVGVPTVLIGD; this is encoded by the coding sequence ATGGGTAAACCTGCATCTGTCATTGGTTGTTTTCACGTCTGTCCGAAAAAGACAGGGAAGATTCCCCATGTTGGAGGCCCTGTCGTCACGGGCTCACCGAATGTAAAAATAGGAGGTATACCTGCCGCGAGAGAAGGAGACAAGCTGATATGCGTTGGTCCTCCCGACAGTATTTCAAGCGGTTCATCGTCAGTAAAAATTAACGGCAAGCCAGCCGCTCGGATGGGTGATAGCACTTCTCACGGTGGCAAAATATTGGTTGGTGTCCCTACAGTGTTGATTGGAGATTAG
- a CDS encoding RHS repeat-associated core domain-containing protein — MNGQRIVKISAYDGSLHYFSDQPIAEGKTLHFSTELVAQQFVEKFKLASLEDIAEVSGWLGDHIPQSPFRDEKVFEDYVASLSAALAARRLHVVQFESVTPASLKPTILTPPPQNQESKPASDGKTESQTSDDKTCDEAQAESSKHHEKAGDPVSMVTGEEILTLCDLTLHHRLSFSRTYRSSFCLLDTGLGHGWRHSFDYQMHDVHSEKGSLTGWYFCDEMGDVIEFPAVNQGAVSYQTYVGASCFHHENGYLLVTLANGTQYKFERKNDTWLIKQIRTTAIDLIDLDYSSKQRLVGIRYNKQHCAELQYDRRGHLVEVRLPDSGKVLASYQYDAQDNLTAATNQHGQTESYFYSESHLLKRRQRQSGFSHYFEWSTEGPEAKCLRNYGDDGTYDYQFHYQDETSSYRDTLGHQWSFEHNAHGKLSSKRSPEGREWRWEYDDNGRLVRAIQPSGETVCYQYNAYGQKTKARHSSGATTGYQYNALGQQTAIRYPNGSLEQRQYNILGLLTALCDSNGKRTDCRYDKFGRVIERKASDGESHQWWWNDAHQMIAHQANQTLLRYSYNQEHRLDGIAYPNGMVTAFEHDTNGHLTKTVTYSEEDDLQHEVRYRYDECGRVTHLITPAGTSTIEWGLLAQPNAIIRPDGGELAFRYDGERNLVGISRSDACDFLFTLSPDDYVTETQNFDGVTTQYHYDLAGRLSRLESGERQVVYSYDAEGNLCLVKAGATHGVSENRYQFTHGSQLRLATNHACTIQYQYSSGGQLSQQIQGQHRIDYHHNASGQLSQLLLADGSQVTYAYTAYGQLAAISMGEKQPCVHFDYDSMGRICSVYYGQDQEQKRFDGIGRLSQQQWNNRSRKYHYDTAHQLAIIIDSVQGTSHYQYDSLGQLTRAKTAHQEEIYRFDSFGNPSEADCLLMGDRLVEHNGWRFQYDAHGNQICAEGEGNAQYRCFNALNQLVQVDSDGVLSHFDYDALGRRSRKVTETGTTEFIWQGSQLIGEYHNGKYRWYFYLPNSHTPIMLVEDEQCYFYQCDQIGTPLALVDEQGSVVWQARYDTYGRAHIEVESVGNPLRFQGQYHDVETGLHYNLARYYDPKNGRFIQPDPIGLLGGVNHYQYAPNPVMWVDPHGLCAKEDTPAIKAGVNDTQPQQPMFYAMGSGNYASAVKTASPTYQLHAEISDVQDVTQHSGLADKIAHPQLPNVEQGAGAVGLDKVQQRQLRYQQRIQLLKNTSGIPEIKQAHERLSFNNDNIIRAEAAQYVYRVDEYNRGAIAVLPEPPIGLEIINPVDIGLTQDDFTNKKSGFGAALFKSKINGETMLTYRGTNNKHTGFADWSTNIKQGVGFETDQYNQAMRLAIRTQQAIGDDYAIVGHSLGGGLASSGVAVTGQSGFTFNSAGLHPNTALRKGGGSLAEINKLITTQAVKGEVLTMVQSSGAKAVLAGAAGALGGTKVAMLAAIGINALDVLPKAVGTMRDLPSVQGGNPVTRHGMEQVVEGIEAQKAKDLATLNSYSKAYYG, encoded by the coding sequence ATGAATGGACAACGGATAGTCAAAATCTCTGCCTACGATGGATCGTTACACTATTTCTCAGACCAGCCAATCGCTGAAGGGAAGACACTGCACTTCTCGACAGAATTGGTTGCTCAACAGTTTGTCGAAAAATTTAAGCTTGCTTCGTTAGAAGACATCGCCGAGGTAAGCGGTTGGTTGGGCGATCATATACCCCAAAGTCCCTTTCGCGATGAAAAAGTCTTCGAAGATTACGTCGCGTCGCTGAGTGCGGCACTGGCAGCAAGAAGGCTGCATGTCGTTCAGTTTGAAAGCGTGACGCCAGCATCATTAAAACCAACGATTTTAACACCACCACCTCAAAACCAAGAGTCAAAACCCGCGTCAGATGGGAAAACAGAGAGCCAAACCAGTGATGACAAAACTTGTGACGAAGCGCAAGCCGAAAGCAGTAAACATCATGAAAAAGCCGGCGATCCGGTTTCTATGGTGACGGGTGAAGAAATCCTAACACTGTGTGACTTAACACTTCATCATCGCTTGAGTTTTTCTCGCACCTATCGTTCCTCATTTTGTCTTTTAGACACTGGCTTAGGACATGGTTGGCGACATAGTTTCGACTACCAGATGCACGACGTACACTCTGAAAAAGGATCGCTTACGGGGTGGTATTTTTGCGATGAGATGGGCGACGTCATTGAGTTTCCCGCCGTGAATCAAGGTGCGGTGAGTTATCAAACTTACGTAGGAGCAAGTTGCTTCCATCACGAAAATGGTTATTTGTTGGTCACGTTGGCGAATGGTACCCAGTACAAGTTTGAACGGAAGAATGATACTTGGTTAATTAAACAAATCAGAACGACAGCGATTGATTTAATTGATCTGGATTATTCCTCAAAACAGCGTTTGGTAGGCATTCGCTATAACAAACAGCACTGTGCAGAGCTTCAATATGATCGAAGAGGCCATCTGGTTGAAGTCCGGCTCCCCGATTCCGGGAAGGTGTTGGCGAGCTATCAATATGACGCGCAAGACAATTTAACGGCGGCAACCAATCAGCATGGTCAAACAGAAAGCTACTTCTACTCAGAGAGTCATTTGCTCAAACGAAGGCAGCGTCAATCGGGATTTAGTCACTATTTCGAGTGGTCAACAGAAGGGCCGGAAGCCAAATGTCTTCGTAATTATGGCGATGACGGTACTTACGATTATCAATTTCACTACCAAGATGAAACATCAAGTTATCGCGATACCTTGGGGCATCAATGGTCATTTGAACACAATGCCCATGGCAAACTAAGCTCAAAACGCAGCCCAGAAGGCCGAGAGTGGCGCTGGGAATACGATGACAACGGACGACTCGTGCGCGCGATACAACCCAGCGGTGAGACAGTGTGCTACCAATACAATGCGTATGGTCAGAAAACAAAAGCGCGTCATTCCAGTGGGGCCACGACAGGTTATCAATACAACGCACTCGGCCAGCAAACAGCCATTCGTTATCCAAACGGCTCATTAGAGCAACGCCAGTACAATATATTAGGTTTACTGACGGCTTTGTGCGATTCAAACGGTAAACGGACGGATTGTCGTTATGACAAGTTTGGCCGTGTTATCGAACGTAAAGCATCGGATGGTGAAAGCCATCAATGGTGGTGGAATGATGCCCATCAGATGATCGCTCATCAAGCCAATCAAACATTGCTACGCTACAGTTACAACCAAGAACATCGGCTCGATGGCATTGCATATCCCAACGGAATGGTGACCGCATTTGAGCATGATACCAATGGCCATCTGACCAAAACCGTTACCTACAGTGAAGAGGATGACCTACAGCATGAAGTCCGTTACCGATATGATGAATGCGGGCGAGTAACACACCTTATTACCCCTGCAGGAACGAGCACGATTGAGTGGGGTTTGCTGGCACAGCCTAATGCAATCATTCGCCCTGATGGGGGAGAGCTTGCTTTTCGGTATGATGGAGAAAGGAACCTCGTTGGAATTTCTCGCAGTGACGCATGTGATTTTCTGTTTACGCTGTCACCAGACGACTATGTCACTGAAACGCAGAATTTTGATGGTGTCACTACTCAGTATCACTATGATTTAGCCGGAAGACTCTCCCGTTTAGAAAGTGGCGAACGTCAAGTCGTCTATTCCTATGACGCAGAAGGTAATCTTTGTCTGGTCAAGGCGGGGGCGACACATGGTGTGTCGGAAAACCGATACCAGTTTACTCACGGGTCGCAACTACGTTTGGCAACCAACCATGCGTGTACAATTCAGTACCAATACTCATCTGGTGGTCAGCTATCTCAGCAAATTCAGGGGCAGCACAGGATTGATTATCACCATAACGCATCAGGGCAACTTAGCCAGTTGCTTCTAGCAGATGGCAGCCAAGTGACTTATGCCTATACCGCCTACGGTCAGTTGGCGGCTATTTCAATGGGTGAGAAGCAGCCTTGTGTGCATTTTGACTATGACTCCATGGGGCGAATCTGCTCGGTTTACTATGGACAAGATCAAGAACAGAAAAGGTTTGATGGTATTGGCCGGCTGTCTCAACAGCAGTGGAACAACCGAAGCAGAAAATACCACTATGATACCGCTCATCAGCTCGCCATTATTATCGACAGTGTACAGGGTACATCGCATTACCAATACGACAGCCTAGGCCAGCTCACTCGCGCCAAAACCGCGCATCAGGAAGAAATCTACCGATTCGACAGCTTTGGCAATCCAAGTGAAGCGGATTGTCTGCTAATGGGTGACAGATTGGTTGAACACAACGGCTGGCGCTTCCAGTATGACGCTCATGGCAATCAGATTTGTGCAGAGGGAGAGGGGAACGCGCAGTATCGATGCTTCAACGCACTCAATCAGCTCGTACAAGTCGACAGTGATGGGGTACTTTCTCATTTTGACTACGATGCGCTGGGGCGTCGTAGTCGCAAAGTGACAGAAACTGGCACCACCGAGTTTATCTGGCAGGGAAGCCAGTTAATTGGCGAGTATCACAACGGAAAGTACCGTTGGTATTTTTATCTGCCCAACAGTCACACGCCAATCATGCTGGTGGAAGATGAGCAATGCTACTTCTACCAATGTGACCAAATTGGCACACCTTTGGCTTTGGTGGATGAACAAGGCTCCGTTGTTTGGCAAGCCCGTTACGACACATACGGACGTGCGCACATTGAGGTGGAGAGCGTTGGCAACCCGCTCCGTTTTCAAGGGCAATATCACGATGTGGAAACAGGGCTTCACTACAACCTTGCCCGTTACTACGACCCAAAAAACGGGCGCTTTATTCAGCCAGACCCGATTGGGCTTTTAGGCGGCGTAAACCATTATCAATATGCTCCCAATCCGGTGATGTGGGTAGACCCGCATGGTTTATGTGCCAAAGAGGACACTCCTGCAATAAAAGCTGGCGTGAACGATACCCAACCGCAACAGCCGATGTTTTACGCGATGGGCTCAGGCAATTACGCCAGTGCGGTGAAAACAGCAAGCCCAACTTATCAGTTACATGCTGAAATATCTGACGTCCAAGATGTAACCCAGCATAGTGGCCTAGCTGATAAAATTGCACATCCTCAGCTTCCAAACGTCGAGCAAGGTGCAGGTGCGGTTGGCTTAGATAAGGTCCAGCAACGACAGTTGCGTTACCAACAAAGGATTCAATTGCTAAAAAATACGTCTGGCATACCTGAAATCAAACAAGCACATGAGCGTCTTAGTTTTAATAACGATAATATTATTCGGGCAGAAGCGGCACAATATGTTTATAGGGTCGACGAATATAATCGTGGTGCTATTGCTGTGTTGCCAGAGCCTCCTATAGGATTGGAGATAATTAATCCCGTAGATATCGGGTTGACTCAGGATGATTTTACCAATAAAAAATCGGGCTTTGGCGCAGCATTATTCAAGTCTAAAATAAACGGTGAGACTATGCTAACTTACCGCGGTACAAACAATAAGCATACTGGCTTTGCGGACTGGTCCACTAACATTAAACAAGGTGTGGGATTTGAAACAGACCAATATAATCAGGCGATGCGTTTAGCTATCAGAACGCAGCAAGCTATAGGTGATGACTATGCAATTGTAGGTCATTCGTTGGGTGGAGGACTAGCTTCTTCAGGAGTTGCGGTAACAGGCCAGTCAGGATTTACTTTTAACTCCGCAGGTTTACATCCGAATACTGCCCTACGAAAGGGTGGCGGCTCGTTGGCTGAAATCAATAAGCTGATCACAACCCAAGCTGTTAAGGGAGAGGTTTTAACAATGGTACAAAGCTCTGGAGCAAAAGCAGTTTTAGCTGGAGCCGCTGGTGCTTTAGGTGGAACAAAAGTAGCTATGCTAGCGGCCATTGGTATCAATGCGTTAGATGTGTTGCCCAAAGCAGTTGGTACGATGCGTGATCTTCCTAGTGTTCAAGGAGGAAATCCAGTGACCCGACATGGTATGGAGCAAGTTGTAGAGGGGATTGAGGCGCAAAAAGCAAAGGATTTAGCAACGCTAAACAGTTACTCAAAGGCATACTATGGTTAA
- a CDS encoding ankyrin repeat domain-containing protein produces MVNWKRLFSATNKILSVLMIALLSLLSGCKFEGKDMKADLFFDAKMVSLLHAIQRKDSAAAKAMLAQGVELNVRGEEGITPLLWLIMQKDLSAVELALQLGADPNFPAMIEINRTGPKPAQPLAIIAGDGDNKLFRLLLNYGASPNSRDDSTGHPALFRCIGHDNWQQFTWLLEKGVDINATDNSNDNAALYASTLLKYDFVVKLLELGIDYNRPNSIGITLAHAVETNFANNRKNPGFRLSEDMHKAKAMLEERGVVFPPPTPREVREALKQGQ; encoded by the coding sequence ATGGTTAATTGGAAACGATTATTTTCAGCAACAAACAAAATATTGTCAGTGTTAATGATCGCGCTTCTTAGCCTGTTAAGCGGCTGCAAGTTTGAAGGAAAAGACATGAAAGCAGATTTATTTTTTGACGCGAAGATGGTTAGCCTGTTACACGCTATACAGCGTAAGGATTCCGCAGCGGCAAAGGCAATGTTAGCGCAAGGGGTTGAGCTGAACGTGCGTGGTGAAGAGGGCATTACACCATTACTGTGGCTGATTATGCAAAAAGACCTCAGTGCCGTTGAACTGGCATTGCAACTGGGGGCGGATCCTAACTTCCCTGCCATGATTGAGATCAACCGCACAGGGCCCAAACCCGCGCAGCCGTTGGCAATTATTGCAGGTGATGGTGACAATAAGTTGTTTCGCTTGTTGTTGAACTATGGCGCTAGCCCCAATTCTCGTGATGATTCTACCGGGCATCCCGCGCTATTTCGTTGCATCGGGCATGACAATTGGCAACAGTTTACTTGGCTACTGGAAAAAGGTGTCGATATCAATGCTACGGATAATTCGAACGACAATGCTGCACTCTATGCCTCAACTTTATTGAAATACGATTTTGTCGTTAAGTTACTTGAACTTGGAATTGATTATAACAGGCCAAATAGTATTGGGATTACACTCGCACATGCAGTAGAGACTAATTTTGCAAATAATCGCAAGAATCCAGGTTTTAGGTTGAGTGAAGATATGCATAAGGCGAAAGCCATGCTCGAAGAGAGAGGCGTTGTGTTTCCGCCGCCCACGCCTAGAGAGGTTCGAGAGGCGTTAAAGCAAGGGCAATAA
- a CDS encoding DNA/RNA non-specific endonuclease yields the protein MSLLSGLPIVGQGVTAAKYGNKALNVATETVAKGSDSLTSVAKQLDAPKGSELPGATSHTIELDQGSKGGWNKALNGKLEANATYKVGSYSYKTDELGRVKSVSGKLELNKVDRNTYQQSKAGKTDGIKDGLVDDEGGHLIASIFKGPGEQINYAAMNGNLNKGAWKRMENKWVEALSGNPPKEVKVEINSIFKGESKRPTAFEIIYEIDGKKVKRFLRNMPNGK from the coding sequence TTGTCTTTATTATCTGGCTTGCCAATCGTTGGGCAGGGAGTGACAGCAGCAAAATATGGCAATAAAGCACTAAATGTAGCTACGGAGACAGTAGCAAAGGGAAGTGATAGCCTAACATCAGTTGCCAAACAACTGGACGCACCGAAAGGGAGTGAGTTGCCGGGGGCAACTTCGCATACAATTGAATTAGATCAAGGAAGTAAAGGTGGATGGAACAAGGCTCTCAATGGCAAACTTGAAGCAAACGCAACGTATAAAGTGGGCTCTTACTCATATAAAACGGATGAACTTGGCAGAGTGAAGTCCGTTTCTGGTAAACTCGAACTCAACAAAGTAGATAGAAACACTTATCAGCAAAGCAAAGCTGGGAAAACAGATGGTATTAAGGATGGCCTAGTTGATGATGAAGGCGGTCACCTTATCGCATCAATCTTTAAAGGTCCTGGTGAGCAAATAAACTATGCAGCGATGAATGGCAACTTAAACAAAGGTGCTTGGAAACGGATGGAAAATAAATGGGTGGAAGCACTTAGTGGAAACCCACCTAAAGAAGTTAAAGTTGAGATAAACTCTATTTTTAAAGGCGAAAGCAAAAGGCCCACTGCATTTGAAATAATATATGAAATTGATGGTAAAAAAGTGAAGCGTTTTTTAAGGAATATGCCCAATGGAAAATAG
- a CDS encoding immunity protein YezG family protein — protein sequence MENSVENLYLTIAQSMVNSIDDDWSISIIRAEHTEGSIEFQSEYIPTLSPEQPKYFDVPFEIFEAFEELHAVTSGTDNNWNRATFSLEPSGSFNIDFEWDQALADEIESLNNE from the coding sequence ATGGAAAATAGCGTAGAAAATTTGTACTTAACCATAGCTCAATCAATGGTCAATTCTATAGATGATGATTGGTCAATCTCAATAATTCGAGCAGAACATACAGAGGGTTCTATCGAATTTCAAAGTGAATACATTCCAACCTTATCACCTGAACAGCCAAAATATTTCGATGTTCCTTTTGAAATATTTGAAGCATTTGAAGAGCTTCATGCAGTAACAAGTGGAACTGATAACAATTGGAACAGAGCTACATTTAGCCTCGAACCCTCAGGAAGTTTCAATATTGACTTCGAGTGGGATCAAGCCCTTGCTGATGAAATCGAAAGCTTGAACAACGAATAA
- a CDS encoding ankyrin repeat domain-containing protein, producing MVNWKQLFSATSKVLSVLMIALLSLLSGCKFEGKDMKADLFFDAKMVSLLHAIQRKDSAAAKAMLAQGVELNVRGEEGITPLLWLIMQKDLSAVELALQLGADANFPAMVTINREGPKPAQPLAIIAGDGDNQLFSLLLKYGASPDSRDESTGRPAIFGTIGHDNWQQFSLLLEYGVDINAKDRSNSNSALYAADLGKYDFVYKLINEGASATEPSTTGASVAWRVHLALEKNAKNPAFRVSEDTHKTKALLEERGVVFPPPTPQEVREALKQGQS from the coding sequence ATGGTTAATTGGAAACAACTATTTTCAGCAACAAGCAAAGTATTGTCAGTGTTAATGATTGCGCTTCTTAGCCTGTTAAGCGGCTGCAAGTTTGAAGGAAAAGACATGAAAGCGGATCTGTTTTTTGATGCGAAGATGGTTAGCCTGTTACACGCTATACAGCGGAAGGATTCCGCAGCGGCAAAGGCAATGTTAGCACAAGGGGTTGAGCTGAACGTGCGTGGTGAAGAGGGCATTACACCATTACTGTGGTTGATTATGCAAAAAGACCTCAGTGCCGTTGAACTGGCATTGCAATTGGGCGCAGACGCCAACTTTCCTGCCATGGTCACCATAAACCGTGAAGGACCAAAACCAGCACAACCATTGGCGATTATTGCCGGTGATGGAGACAATCAACTATTTAGTTTATTACTAAAATACGGCGCTAGCCCGGACTCCCGAGACGAATCTACTGGCAGACCCGCTATCTTTGGCACCATTGGACATGATAATTGGCAGCAATTCAGCCTACTTTTAGAGTACGGTGTCGATATCAATGCGAAAGATAGAAGCAACAGCAATAGCGCCCTGTATGCTGCCGATTTAGGTAAGTATGACTTTGTTTACAAACTTATTAATGAAGGCGCATCAGCAACAGAACCATCGACAACAGGTGCTTCAGTGGCATGGCGTGTACATTTAGCACTCGAAAAGAACGCTAAAAATCCAGCTTTTAGGGTGAGTGAAGATACCCACAAAACGAAAGCCTTGCTCGAAGAGAGAGGCGTTGTGTTTCCGCCACCCACTCCCCAAGAGGTACGAGAGGCGTTAAAGCAAGGGCAGTCATGA
- a CDS encoding endonuclease/exonuclease/phosphatase family protein: MKHSKTTLAFLISTALLGGCSNDTDYIDVHPKEVKIATFNLSFDRNTFKDLVDEMQVTPEQQHLLVTSYLDGSIAEQDKVRAEKVIQIRNVAAIIQKNRPDVLLMAEYNNDGIGENKAALVGFQNNYLSVAQSIDGAGGNANLEPIEYPYAESYSTNTGLASSFDLDNNGTAGQLPGDAWGFGFYHGQYAFALMSKYKIDTENTRTFQTFKWKDMEGAQIPTITICDGSQKIPDGMQCGDTWYTTEEWQEVRLSSKNHVDAPIIIPTEKGDEVVHLLMSHPTPPVFDPGKNKAQNGAEVQFWHHYIQGKAYFYDDSGKTGGLPTGAKFVMMGDQNLDPLAGDGFSDIMQALHSDPLVNQNVMNGNLYPTSYGAAEHAVDSKSTHPIPNRITSTFGLAVDYVLPSANLNVVNSGVYWAASYEEGRKLFNDPRIGKFGNGKDVSSDHRMIWIQAQF, translated from the coding sequence ATGAAACACTCTAAAACGACCCTCGCTTTCCTCATTAGCACCGCATTACTTGGAGGCTGTAGCAACGATACCGATTACATTGATGTGCATCCTAAAGAGGTAAAAATTGCCACTTTCAATCTCTCGTTTGATAGAAACACCTTTAAAGATCTCGTGGATGAAATGCAAGTAACGCCAGAACAGCAACATCTGTTAGTCACGTCATACTTAGATGGCAGCATCGCGGAACAAGACAAAGTGAGAGCAGAAAAAGTCATCCAAATACGAAATGTTGCTGCAATCATCCAAAAAAATCGACCTGATGTATTGCTAATGGCTGAATACAACAACGATGGCATTGGTGAAAATAAAGCTGCACTGGTGGGCTTCCAAAACAACTATCTTTCTGTGGCCCAAAGCATTGATGGCGCTGGTGGTAACGCAAATTTAGAGCCGATTGAATACCCTTATGCTGAATCCTACTCGACGAATACTGGCTTAGCCAGCTCCTTCGACCTAGACAATAATGGTACTGCTGGCCAACTTCCCGGCGACGCATGGGGCTTTGGCTTCTATCATGGCCAATACGCCTTTGCCTTAATGTCGAAGTACAAAATTGATACAGAAAACACAAGAACATTCCAAACGTTTAAGTGGAAAGATATGGAAGGCGCTCAAATACCAACTATAACCATTTGCGACGGCTCTCAGAAAATTCCAGATGGCATGCAATGTGGCGATACTTGGTACACGACAGAAGAGTGGCAAGAAGTCCGTCTGTCATCGAAAAACCACGTTGATGCCCCTATCATCATTCCAACTGAAAAAGGGGATGAAGTGGTTCACCTACTAATGTCTCACCCGACGCCACCTGTGTTTGATCCAGGCAAGAACAAAGCGCAAAATGGTGCCGAAGTGCAGTTCTGGCATCACTATATTCAAGGCAAAGCGTACTTCTACGACGATTCTGGGAAAACAGGTGGTCTCCCAACAGGCGCTAAATTCGTCATGATGGGAGATCAAAACCTTGATCCCTTAGCCGGTGATGGATTTAGCGACATTATGCAGGCATTACATAGTGATCCATTAGTCAACCAGAATGTCATGAACGGTAACCTATACCCAACTAGCTATGGTGCTGCAGAACATGCGGTTGATAGTAAATCCACCCACCCTATTCCAAACCGCATCACATCAACATTTGGTCTTGCCGTTGACTATGTTCTGCCATCTGCCAACCTGAATGTGGTCAATTCGGGTGTCTACTGGGCGGCATCATACGAAGAAGGTCGCAAGCTCTTTAATGACCCGAGAATTGGTAAATTCGGCAATGGTAAAGACGTCTCTTCAGACCACCGAATGATTTGGATTCAAGCTCAGTTCTAA
- a CDS encoding M48 family metallopeptidase produces MDFFQHQDAARQRTGLLVFLFTFAVLTITALVSTLSIAIYFGVTETPFDPHTAVSYSLICFAGVAFVIGMSSLIRLSDLKSNGGRGVAESMGGKLVSTDTTSRKHRQLLNVVEEMAIAAGVPVPPVYLMEHERGINAFAAGMSIDDAVIGITQGALDSFSRDELQGVIAHEFSHILNGDMRLNTRLIGILFGITCIAHFGHLVLDNMPRSSRVSRRSSDSDKGFAIIFMIALVCLVLGWLGTLFGSMIKAAISRQREFLADASAVQFTRNDQGIAGALKKIGSYSYGSTLDARATSEFSHMMFGQAQLSGLSGFFATHPPLEERIRRIEPQWDGRFKRASSQQAPAFDNQMSSGFSSQQHSQYVEEAPTSDQLSEVGQQLIGQLPQPLIDIAREPYSARFIAFALIHDGSDRQREMIKCHVPPASQPQLLPWLDHDIPAHLRLPLLELSIPALKALSEGQRARFCQVLRDLALADDHYSLAEWCVVNLLEKQLLTTFGKAPQRKSIKQLQESVVWLLRELAWVCHTDSVSAQSAYNQSLALLGLASHPLEPAHHNWKLSRAALELLLQLKITDRRTFVKACRLAIESDGQVSVAEGELYRVIACFLEVPVPPLSMSS; encoded by the coding sequence ATGGATTTTTTTCAGCATCAAGATGCCGCTCGGCAGCGAACTGGACTCTTGGTTTTTCTGTTTACCTTTGCCGTGCTCACCATCACCGCTTTGGTGAGTACTTTGTCGATCGCGATCTATTTTGGGGTAACAGAAACCCCTTTCGATCCGCACACGGCGGTAAGCTATAGTCTTATTTGCTTTGCCGGTGTCGCTTTTGTTATCGGTATGAGCTCCTTAATTCGCCTCTCCGATCTCAAATCCAATGGAGGCCGTGGTGTCGCCGAGAGTATGGGCGGGAAACTTGTTTCCACCGACACCACAAGTCGTAAACATCGCCAACTTTTGAACGTCGTTGAAGAGATGGCGATTGCCGCAGGTGTGCCTGTGCCACCAGTTTATTTGATGGAACACGAACGGGGAATCAATGCCTTTGCTGCTGGAATGAGTATTGATGACGCCGTAATTGGTATCACTCAGGGGGCATTAGACAGCTTTAGCCGAGATGAACTACAAGGCGTTATCGCTCATGAGTTTAGTCATATATTAAACGGTGACATGCGCCTGAACACACGTCTAATCGGGATATTATTTGGCATCACTTGTATCGCGCACTTTGGTCATCTGGTTCTCGACAACATGCCTCGCTCAAGCCGGGTATCACGTCGTTCATCCGATTCAGACAAAGGCTTTGCCATCATTTTTATGATCGCACTGGTCTGTTTGGTTTTAGGTTGGCTTGGCACTCTGTTTGGCTCAATGATCAAAGCCGCAATTTCTAGGCAGCGTGAATTTCTTGCCGATGCCAGTGCCGTGCAATTTACTCGCAACGATCAAGGGATCGCTGGTGCGCTCAAAAAAATTGGCAGCTATTCGTACGGCTCAACACTCGATGCTCGCGCCACGAGTGAATTTAGCCATATGATGTTTGGGCAAGCCCAACTTTCTGGACTGTCGGGATTTTTTGCAACTCACCCACCTCTAGAAGAAAGAATTCGACGTATCGAACCTCAGTGGGACGGCCGTTTTAAAAGGGCATCATCGCAACAGGCCCCCGCCTTTGACAACCAAATGTCGAGTGGATTTTCGTCTCAACAACATTCGCAATACGTAGAAGAAGCACCAACTTCCGATCAACTCAGCGAAGTTGGTCAACAACTCATTGGTCAATTGCCCCAACCGTTGATCGACATCGCTCGTGAACCCTACAGCGCACGTTTTATTGCCTTTGCTTTAATTCATGATGGAAGTGATCGTCAAAGAGAGATGATAAAATGCCATGTACCACCGGCCTCTCAGCCTCAATTGCTCCCTTGGTTGGATCATGACATTCCCGCTCATTTGCGCTTACCTCTTCTTGAGCTTTCAATTCCTGCCCTGAAAGCGCTCAGTGAGGGACAAAGAGCGCGATTCTGCCAAGTGTTGCGTGACCTTGCCCTTGCGGATGATCACTACTCGCTCGCAGAATGGTGCGTCGTCAATTTGTTGGAGAAACAGCTCCTCACCACTTTTGGTAAAGCGCCTCAACGTAAATCAATCAAGCAACTCCAAGAGAGTGTGGTGTGGCTGCTTAGAGAATTAGCGTGGGTGTGCCACACCGATTCAGTGAGTGCACAAAGCGCCTATAATCAATCACTTGCACTATTAGGGCTAGCATCTCACCCTCTTGAGCCCGCCCATCATAACTGGAAGCTAAGCCGTGCGGCGTTAGAGTTACTCTTGCAACTCAAGATTACAGATAGAAGAACGTTTGTTAAGGCATGCCGATTAGCCATTGAGTCCGACGGCCAAGTTAGCGTCGCTGAAGGCGAGTTATATCGAGTCATTGCGTGCTTTCTTGAAGTTCCGGTCCCACCGTTAAGCATGTCATCTTAG